In Arvicola amphibius chromosome 1, mArvAmp1.2, whole genome shotgun sequence, one DNA window encodes the following:
- the Nkx6-2 gene encoding homeobox protein Nkx-6.2 produces the protein MDANRPGAFVLSSAPLAALHNMAEMKTSLFPYALQGPAGFKAPTLSSLGAQLPLGTPHGISDILGRPVGATGGGLLGGLPRLNGLASSAGVYFGPAAAVARGYPKPLAELPGRPPIFWPGVVQGSPWRDPRLTGSAQAGGVLDKDGKKKHSRPTFSGQQIFALEKTFEQTKYLAGPERARLAYSLGMTESQVKVWFQNRRTKWRKRHAAEMASAKKKQDSDAEKLKVGGSDAEDDDEYNRPLDPNSDDEKITRLLKKHKPSNLALVSPCGGSAGDAL, from the exons ATGGACGCTAACCGCCCGGGCGCGTTCGTGCTGAGCAGCGCGCCTCTGGCTGCGCTGCACAACATGGCTGAGATGAAGACGTCGCTGTTCCCCTATGCGCTGCAGGGTCCGGCGGGCTTCAAGGCGCCCACCCTAAGCAGCCTTGGTGCGCAGTTGCCTCTAGGCACTCCGCACGGCATCAGCGACATCCTGGGGCGGCCGGTGGGTGCAACGGGTGGTGGCCTCCTGGGAGGTCTGCCCCGCCTCAACGGGCTCGCCTCGTCGGCAGGTGTTTACTTCGGGCCCGCGGCAGCCGTGGCACGGGGCTACCCCAAGCCGCTGGCGGAATTGCCTGGGCGCCCGCCCATCTTCTGGCCCGGAGTGGTGCAGGGCTCTCCCTGGAGGGACCCGCGCCTGACTGGCTCGG CCCAAGCCGGAGGGGTCCTGGACAAGGACGGCAAGAAGAAACACTCGCGGCCGACGTTCTCGGGCCAGCAGATCTTCGCGCTGGAGAAGACTTTCGAGCAGACCAAGTACCTGGCAGGCCCAGAGCGCGCGCGGCTTGCCTACTCTCTGGGAATGACCGAGAGCCAGGTGAAG GTGTGGTTCCAGAATCGGCGGACCAAGTGGCGCAAGCGACACGCGGCAGAGATGGCGTCGGCTAAAAAGAAGCAGGACTCGGATGCCGAGAAGCTGAAGGTGGGTGGCTCAGACGCGGAGGACGATGACGAGTACAACCGGCCCCTGGACCCCAACTCCGACGACGAGAAGATCACGCGGCTACTCAAAAAGCACAAACCCTCGAACTTGGCGCTGGTTAGCCCGTGCGGCGGCAGCGCGGGGGACGCCTTGTGA